A window of Mycolicibacterium fluoranthenivorans contains these coding sequences:
- the prpB gene encoding methylisocitrate lyase has translation MTGLLGAATSAADKRTRFRDALNSGRLQRFPGAFSPLVAKLVADIGFDGVYVSGAVLSADLGLPDIGLTTLTEVTGRGAQIASATDLPTLVDADTGFGEPMNVARTVTLVEEAGLAGLHLEDQVNPKRCGHLDGKAVVDIATMVKRLRAAVAARRDPHFVICARTDAAGIEGIPAAIERAKAYADAGADLIFTEALHTPADFEQFRAAVATPLLANMTEFGKSPLLTASQLAEIGYNAVLYPVTTLRLAMHAVEAGLREIESTGTQSGLVDHMQHRSRLYELLRYAEYNQFDSDIFNFSLQGAQR, from the coding sequence GTGACCGGCCTTCTGGGCGCGGCCACCTCGGCGGCCGACAAACGCACGAGGTTTCGCGACGCACTGAACTCCGGTCGACTGCAACGCTTCCCGGGTGCCTTCTCGCCGCTGGTCGCCAAACTGGTCGCGGATATCGGCTTCGACGGCGTGTATGTGTCCGGCGCGGTGCTCTCCGCCGACCTCGGCCTGCCCGATATCGGGCTGACCACGCTGACCGAGGTGACCGGCCGGGGCGCGCAGATCGCCTCCGCGACTGACCTGCCGACCCTCGTCGATGCCGACACCGGATTCGGCGAACCGATGAATGTGGCGCGCACCGTCACGCTGGTCGAAGAGGCGGGCCTGGCCGGGTTGCACCTGGAAGATCAGGTCAACCCGAAACGGTGCGGGCATCTCGACGGCAAGGCCGTGGTCGACATCGCGACGATGGTGAAACGGCTGCGAGCCGCGGTGGCCGCCCGCCGCGATCCCCACTTCGTCATCTGCGCCCGCACCGACGCCGCGGGTATCGAGGGGATCCCCGCAGCGATCGAGCGCGCCAAGGCCTATGCCGATGCCGGTGCCGACCTGATCTTCACCGAGGCGCTGCACACGCCGGCCGATTTCGAGCAGTTTCGCGCGGCCGTGGCAACCCCACTGCTGGCCAATATGACCGAGTTCGGGAAATCGCCGCTGCTCACGGCGAGTCAGCTCGCCGAGATCGGCTACAACGCCGTCCTCTACCCGGTCACCACGCTGCGGCTGGCCATGCACGCGGTCGAGGCCGGACTCCGTGAAATCGAGAGCACCGGAACACAATCCGGGCTGGTCGATCACATGCAACACCGCAGTCGGCTCTACGAACTGCTGCGGTACGCCGAGTACAACCAATTCGATTCCGACATCTTCAACTTCAGCCTTCAGGGGGCGCAGCGATGA
- the prpD gene encoding 2-methylcitrate dehydratase PrpD: MREHDVRTRRSADEFPRTEHLAWKIAEVAADPVAVLPETEAMVINRLIDNAAVSAASVIRRPVTVARTQALAHPCRKGAAVFGVEGRVSAEWAAWANGVAVRELDFHDTFLAAEYSHPGDNIPALVAVAQQLGVRGSDLIRGIVTAYEVQVDLVKGICLHEHKIDHVAHLGPSVAAGLGTMLRLDPETIYAAVGQALHLTTATRQSRKGSISSWKAFAPAWAGKVAIEAVDRAMRGEGAPAPIWEGEDGVIAWLLGGPERTYHVPLPEPGEPKCAILDTYTKEHSAEYQSQAPIDLARRLRERLIGSGADLDQIASIVLHTSHHTHVVIGTGSGDPQKFDPDATRETLDHSVPYIFAVALQDGTWHHERSYAPERAHRADTIELWSKICTVEDPAWTRRYHSNDPAEKAFGARAVVTLKSGETIVDELAVADAHPLGARPFARAQYIAKFTELADGVVESAERQRFLDLVDGVAAIRPGGLDALNVRVDPRVLDKAPTIPSGIFR; this comes from the coding sequence ATGCGTGAACATGACGTCAGGACCCGGCGCAGCGCCGACGAATTCCCCCGCACCGAGCACCTCGCCTGGAAGATCGCCGAGGTGGCGGCGGACCCCGTCGCAGTCCTGCCGGAGACCGAGGCGATGGTGATCAACCGGCTCATCGACAACGCGGCGGTCTCAGCGGCATCGGTGATTCGCCGTCCCGTCACCGTGGCCCGGACCCAGGCCCTGGCCCACCCGTGCCGCAAGGGCGCGGCTGTGTTCGGCGTCGAGGGCCGGGTGTCGGCCGAGTGGGCGGCGTGGGCCAACGGGGTGGCGGTGCGTGAGCTCGACTTCCATGACACCTTCCTGGCCGCCGAGTATTCGCACCCGGGGGACAACATCCCGGCCCTGGTCGCCGTCGCACAGCAGCTCGGCGTCCGCGGGTCCGACCTGATCCGTGGCATCGTCACCGCTTACGAGGTTCAGGTCGATCTCGTCAAGGGAATCTGCCTGCACGAGCACAAGATCGACCACGTCGCCCATCTCGGCCCGTCGGTCGCCGCCGGGCTCGGCACCATGTTGCGTCTGGATCCGGAGACCATCTATGCGGCCGTCGGGCAGGCGCTGCACCTGACGACCGCGACCCGGCAGTCCCGCAAGGGCTCGATCTCCAGCTGGAAGGCCTTCGCGCCGGCATGGGCCGGCAAGGTGGCCATCGAGGCGGTCGACCGGGCGATGCGCGGCGAGGGGGCGCCGGCCCCGATCTGGGAGGGCGAGGACGGCGTGATCGCCTGGCTGCTGGGCGGACCCGAGCGCACCTACCACGTGCCGCTTCCGGAACCGGGTGAACCCAAGTGCGCGATCCTGGACACCTACACCAAGGAACACTCCGCCGAATACCAGAGCCAGGCGCCGATCGACCTGGCGCGGCGCCTGCGCGAGCGCTTGATCGGTTCGGGAGCCGACCTGGACCAGATCGCCTCGATCGTGCTGCACACCAGCCATCACACCCACGTGGTGATCGGCACCGGCTCCGGTGATCCCCAGAAGTTCGACCCGGACGCCACCCGCGAGACGCTGGACCACTCGGTGCCCTACATCTTCGCGGTCGCCCTGCAGGACGGCACCTGGCATCACGAGCGGTCCTATGCGCCAGAGCGCGCGCACCGCGCCGACACCATCGAGCTGTGGAGCAAGATCTGCACCGTCGAGGATCCCGCATGGACCCGGCGCTACCACTCGAATGACCCCGCCGAGAAGGCGTTCGGCGCCAGGGCGGTGGTGACGTTGAAGAGTGGCGAGACGATCGTCGACGAACTCGCCGTCGCCGACGCGCATCCGCTGGGCGCCCGCCCGTTCGCCCGCGCGCAGTACATCGCCAAATTCACCGAACTCGCCGACGGCGTGGTGGAATCCGCAGAGCGGCAACGCTTCCTGGATCTCGTCGACGGTGTCGCCGCGATCAGACCCGGCGGGCTGGATGCGCTGAACGTCCGGGTCGACCCGCGGGTGCTGGACAAGGCGCCGACGATCCCGTCCGGGATCTTCCGGTGA
- a CDS encoding bifunctional 2-methylcitrate synthase/citrate synthase, producing MSVVEDKPQIYKGLAGVVVDTTAISKVVPETNSLTYRGYPVQDLATHCSFEQVAYLLWHGELPTDAELAQFTQRERASRRIDRSLQSLLAKLPDTCHPMDVVRTAISYLGAEDPEEDDASESANYEKSLRMFAALPTIVAADMRRRRGLDPIAPHSHLSYSQNFLRMALGEVPDKVIVAAFEQSMVLYAEHSFNASTFAARVVTSTQSDIYSAVTAAIGALKGSLHGGANEAVMHDMLEIGSAERASEWLHDKLSRKEKVMGFGHRVYRNGDSRVPTMKAAFERVAMARDGRRWVDIYHRLEQDMFAATAIKPNLDFPTGPAYYLMGFDIASFTPIFVMSRITGWTAHIMEQAASNALIRPLSEYRGHPQRALT from the coding sequence ATGAGCGTTGTCGAGGACAAGCCGCAGATCTACAAGGGACTGGCCGGAGTCGTGGTCGACACCACGGCCATCTCCAAGGTGGTCCCGGAGACGAACTCGTTGACCTACCGCGGATATCCGGTCCAAGATCTGGCCACCCACTGCAGCTTCGAGCAGGTCGCCTACCTGCTGTGGCACGGGGAGCTGCCGACCGATGCGGAACTGGCCCAGTTCACCCAGCGGGAACGGGCCTCGCGGCGCATCGACCGCTCCCTGCAGTCGCTGCTGGCCAAGCTGCCCGATACCTGCCACCCGATGGACGTGGTGCGCACCGCGATCAGCTACCTGGGCGCCGAGGACCCCGAGGAAGACGATGCCTCCGAATCGGCGAACTACGAGAAATCCCTTCGGATGTTCGCGGCGCTGCCCACGATCGTCGCCGCAGATATGCGCCGCCGGCGCGGCCTGGATCCGATCGCACCGCACAGTCATCTCAGCTACTCACAGAACTTTCTGCGGATGGCGCTGGGGGAAGTGCCCGACAAGGTGATCGTGGCGGCCTTCGAGCAGTCCATGGTGCTCTACGCCGAGCACAGCTTCAACGCGTCGACCTTCGCGGCCCGCGTCGTCACCTCGACGCAGTCCGATATCTACAGCGCCGTGACCGCGGCCATCGGTGCTCTCAAGGGTTCCCTGCACGGCGGTGCGAACGAGGCCGTCATGCACGACATGCTCGAAATCGGCTCAGCCGAGCGGGCTTCGGAGTGGTTACACGACAAGCTGTCCCGCAAAGAGAAGGTGATGGGGTTCGGGCACCGGGTCTACCGCAACGGTGACTCGCGGGTGCCGACCATGAAGGCCGCGTTCGAACGCGTCGCGATGGCGCGAGACGGGCGTCGCTGGGTGGATATCTACCACCGGCTGGAGCAGGACATGTTCGCGGCCACCGCGATCAAACCGAATCTGGATTTCCCTACCGGCCCGGCGTACTACCTGATGGGTTTCGACATCGCCAGCTTCACCCCTATCTTCGTGATGAGCCGGATCACCGGGTGGACCGCGCACATCATGGAGCAGGCCGCGTCCAATGCCCTCATCCGCCCGCTCAGTGAGTACCGCGGACATCCGCAGCGCGCCCTCACGTGA